A part of Peptococcaceae bacterium genomic DNA contains:
- the scpB gene encoding SMC-Scp complex subunit ScpB, producing MPTLFPDEAKSVIEALLFVSGDPLTAKDIAEILCLEEKEVLNFLKEIKADCEKERRGFCLVEVAGGFAFSTRPEHAAHIEKLVRPRLSSLSQAALETLAIIAYQQPVARSEIEEIRGVKCESAINTLLERGLIEEGGRRETPGRPILYRTTPDFLKYLGIRSLEDLPALKRIEAEEPDRENQD from the coding sequence GTGCCGACTCTGTTTCCGGATGAAGCAAAAAGCGTTATTGAAGCCCTTTTGTTTGTTTCCGGCGACCCCCTGACGGCAAAAGATATTGCCGAGATATTGTGCCTGGAAGAAAAAGAGGTGCTAAATTTTTTAAAGGAGATCAAGGCTGACTGCGAGAAGGAAAGAAGGGGTTTTTGCCTGGTCGAGGTGGCGGGAGGTTTCGCTTTTTCTACCAGGCCCGAACATGCCGCGCATATAGAAAAGCTGGTCAGGCCTCGCCTGTCTTCTCTTTCCCAGGCGGCGCTTGAAACGCTGGCCATCATTGCCTACCAGCAGCCGGTTGCCAGGAGCGAGATTGAGGAAATCCGGGGTGTTAAGTGCGAGAGCGCCATTAACACTCTTTTAGAACGCGGGCTTATTGAAGAAGGGGGAAGAAGGGAAACGCCGGGGCGCCCTATTCTTTACAGGACAACGCCGGATTTTTTAAAATACCTGGGGATCAGGTCGCTGGAAGACCTCCCCGCCCTCAAAAGAATAGAAGCAGAGGAACCAGACCGGGAAAACCAGGATTGA
- a CDS encoding segregation/condensation protein A: protein MVYKIKVPVFEGPLDLLLHLIEKNEVDIYNIPIALIVQQYLEYLALAREVDLELTSEFLLMVCTLLAIKARMLLPRHAASSEEEEEEEDPRRELVEKLLEYKIYKEVAGEFREKEILWSKVFWREIDEAKLLKEFPPLNPLGTVTMADLFTAYNHVLRKYEKKREVVSITRDEITVREKIEYILNRLYKKPSGLSFKSLFSGMSSRSEVIVTFLALLELARRGTVMLRQAHLFSDILIFLNESKGGEDSADSVSG from the coding sequence ATGGTTTACAAGATTAAGGTGCCTGTTTTTGAAGGACCCCTGGATTTGCTCTTGCACCTCATTGAAAAGAATGAAGTGGATATTTACAACATTCCCATTGCCTTAATCGTCCAGCAGTACCTGGAATACCTGGCCCTTGCCCGGGAGGTTGACCTGGAGCTGACCAGCGAATTCCTCCTGATGGTCTGCACTCTCCTGGCCATCAAGGCCAGGATGCTTTTGCCCAGGCATGCGGCCTCTTCAGAAGAAGAGGAGGAGGAGGAAGACCCGCGCCGGGAACTGGTGGAAAAACTCCTGGAATACAAGATTTACAAAGAGGTGGCCGGGGAATTCAGGGAAAAGGAGATTCTCTGGTCAAAAGTATTCTGGCGGGAGATTGATGAGGCCAAGCTGCTCAAAGAATTTCCGCCTCTAAATCCACTTGGAACGGTGACTATGGCTGATCTTTTTACCGCTTACAATCATGTACTTCGAAAATATGAAAAAAAGAGGGAAGTTGTGTCCATAACTCGGGACGAAATAACGGTCCGGGAAAAAATCGAGTATATTCTTAACCGTTTGTATAAAAAACCGTCCGGGCTTTCTTTTAAAAGCCTTTTTTCCGGGATGTCCAGCCGGAGCGAAGTCATCGTGACTTTCCTGGCGCTGCTGGAACTGGCGCGGCGCGGCACCGTCATGCTCAGGCAAGCCCACCTTTTTTCCGACATCCTGATTTTTTTAAATGAGAGCAAAGGGGGAGAGGACAGTGCCGACTCTGTTTCCGGATGA
- the trpS gene encoding tryptophan--tRNA ligase, protein MKKGVIFSGMRPTGRLHIGHLSVLENWVRLQEEYRCFFGIVDWHALTTSFESTAEIQDNIRTMLLDWLSVGLDPEKSPLFVQSQVKEHGELHLLFSMIIPLSWLERVPTYKDQIQQLGSQGKDISTYGFLGYPVLMAADILIYRADTVPVGEDQLAHVELCREIARRFNHLYGTDLFPEPQAKLARVSLLPGVDGRKMSKSYNNDIPLSASRDEILEKVQMMVTDPGRIKKTDPGKPEVCIVHTYQEIYNRGEVEEIRKACRAGETGCVACKKRLAAVLDDLLTPIRERRKYYESKPGMLREILLASAETARREAAKTLELARLAMNVSLKV, encoded by the coding sequence ATATCGGTCATTTGAGCGTGCTGGAGAACTGGGTAAGGCTCCAGGAAGAGTACCGCTGCTTTTTTGGGATAGTCGACTGGCATGCCCTCACCACCTCTTTTGAGAGTACCGCGGAAATCCAGGATAATATCCGGACAATGCTCTTAGACTGGTTGAGCGTGGGTCTGGACCCTGAAAAAAGTCCCCTTTTTGTCCAATCCCAGGTTAAGGAACACGGGGAGCTTCATCTTTTGTTCTCGATGATCATCCCTCTTTCCTGGCTGGAGAGAGTGCCCACATACAAGGACCAGATTCAGCAGCTCGGCAGCCAGGGGAAAGACATTTCCACTTATGGATTTTTAGGGTATCCCGTATTGATGGCGGCGGATATTCTTATTTACCGGGCCGATACGGTGCCCGTAGGCGAAGACCAGCTGGCCCACGTCGAGCTGTGCAGGGAAATCGCCCGCCGGTTCAATCATCTTTACGGGACGGATTTGTTCCCGGAACCGCAGGCCAAACTGGCCAGGGTTTCACTCTTACCCGGGGTGGACGGCCGGAAAATGAGCAAGAGCTATAATAACGACATACCGCTCAGCGCTTCCAGGGACGAGATTCTGGAAAAGGTGCAGATGATGGTAACAGACCCCGGCCGCATCAAAAAAACGGACCCCGGGAAACCGGAGGTGTGCATCGTTCATACCTACCAGGAGATTTATAATCGCGGGGAGGTTGAGGAGATTCGGAAAGCCTGCCGGGCGGGCGAAACCGGCTGTGTGGCTTGTAAAAAACGCCTTGCCGCCGTACTTGACGACCTGCTGACTCCTATTCGGGAAAGAAGGAAGTATTACGAAAGCAAACCCGGCATGCTGCGGGAAATTCTTCTTGCCAGCGCTGAGACGGCGCGCCGGGAAGCGGCTAAAACCCTGGAACTTGCCCGTTTAGCCATGAATGTTTCTTTGAAGGTTTAG